A window of the Oncorhynchus masou masou isolate Uvic2021 chromosome 13, UVic_Omas_1.1, whole genome shotgun sequence genome harbors these coding sequences:
- the LOC135551980 gene encoding probable methyltransferase-like protein 24 isoform X2, producing the protein MSAGSGVQRVLLLIIPMFLLALQLLVGLRLPRADHAGSPGAFKDGVAFTVISIEPERRSARQTGPLEFLRDDSGASRVYEDENEMPIGDQERGRGFELQQWASGEPSFTAELERVIAYITTPQVNCSRVLLPGESQASQASGALWLLCVEGWSLPSQGPPCVAYSFRFDPSGQHGDRAISGYRDDGSGGFRQYRAWLDWRAARGRKQKKGVLCSGSRTLKDIMETLGHHTVDFLYADLLSAEWRVLQNWAELGTLGRIRHLVATVHLQWAGFEVGGTEAEVVRYWFSVLQGLQDAGFRLVHSSPGVGKSVLRHKVDNAHSSYTLSWVNTGPIH; encoded by the exons ATGTCAGCCGGTAGCGGTGTGCAGCGCGTGCTGCTGTTAATTATCCCGATGTTTCTACTCGCGCTACAGCTCCTGGTCGGGCTCCGGTTGCCGCGAGCAGACCACGCAGGTAGCCCCGGGGCCTTTAAGGACGGGGTCGCCTTCACGGTGATCAGCATAGAACCGGAGAGAAGGAGCGCGCGCCAAACGGGACCTTTGGAATTTTTACGGGATGATTCGGGAGCGAGCCGCGTGTACGAAGATGAAAACGAGATGCCCATTGGCGACCAG gagagaggtagagggtttgAGCTGCAGCAGTGGGCATCAGGTGAGCCCTCCTTCACTGCAGAGCTGGAACGTGTCATCGCCTATATTACCACACCACAG GTTAACTGTTCCCGGGTGCTTCTACCAGGTGAGTCCCAGGCTTCACAGGCCTCTGGAGCTCTCTGGCTGCTGTGTGTGGAAGGCTGGAGCCTGCCAAGCCAGGGTCCTCCATGTGTAGCGTACTCTTTCAG ATTTGACCCCAGTGGTCAACATGGTGACAGAGCCATCAGTGGTTACCGTGACGATGGTTCTGGTGGGTTTCGACAGTACCGGGCATGGCTGGACTGGCGAGCAGCGAGAGGACGCAAGCAGAAGAAGGGGGTTCTGTGTAGCGGGTCCCGGACACTCAAGGACATCATGGAGACTCTGGGACATCACACG GTGGACTTCCTGTATGCTGACCTGCTGAGTGCTGAGTGGAGGGTTCTGCAAAACTGGGCAGAGCTCGGAACTCTGGGGCGCATCCGTCACCTGGTTGCCACGGTGCACCTCCAGTGGGCCGGCTTTGAGGTCGGCGGTACAGAGGCTGAGGTGGTCCGCTATTGGTTCAGCGTTCTACAGGGGCTCCAGGACGCTGGGTTTCGATTGGTCCATAGCTCTCCGGGGGTGGGAAAAAGCGTCCTAAGGCACAAAGTGGACAACGCACACAGCTCTTATACACTAAGCTGGGTTAACACTGGGCCTATACACTGA
- the LOC135551980 gene encoding probable methyltransferase-like protein 24 isoform X1, which translates to MSAGSGVQRVLLLIIPMFLLALQLLVGLRLPRADHAGSPGAFKDGVAFTVISIEPERRSARQTGPLEFLRDDSGASRVYEDENEMPIGDQERGRGFELQQWASGEPSFTAELERVIAYITTPQVNCSRVLLPGESQASQASGALWLLCVEGWSLPSQGPPCVAYSFSMDEGDTGFLEALSKACDVHRFDPSGQHGDRAISGYRDDGSGGFRQYRAWLDWRAARGRKQKKGVLCSGSRTLKDIMETLGHHTVDFLYADLLSAEWRVLQNWAELGTLGRIRHLVATVHLQWAGFEVGGTEAEVVRYWFSVLQGLQDAGFRLVHSSPGVGKSVLRHKVDNAHSSYTLSWVNTGPIH; encoded by the exons ATGTCAGCCGGTAGCGGTGTGCAGCGCGTGCTGCTGTTAATTATCCCGATGTTTCTACTCGCGCTACAGCTCCTGGTCGGGCTCCGGTTGCCGCGAGCAGACCACGCAGGTAGCCCCGGGGCCTTTAAGGACGGGGTCGCCTTCACGGTGATCAGCATAGAACCGGAGAGAAGGAGCGCGCGCCAAACGGGACCTTTGGAATTTTTACGGGATGATTCGGGAGCGAGCCGCGTGTACGAAGATGAAAACGAGATGCCCATTGGCGACCAG gagagaggtagagggtttgAGCTGCAGCAGTGGGCATCAGGTGAGCCCTCCTTCACTGCAGAGCTGGAACGTGTCATCGCCTATATTACCACACCACAG GTTAACTGTTCCCGGGTGCTTCTACCAGGTGAGTCCCAGGCTTCACAGGCCTCTGGAGCTCTCTGGCTGCTGTGTGTGGAAGGCTGGAGCCTGCCAAGCCAGGGTCCTCCATGTGTAGCGTACTCTTTCAG tatgGATGAGGGTGATACAGGGTTTCTGGAGGCTCTCTCAAAGGCCTGTGATGTCCACAGATTTGACCCCAGTGGTCAACATGGTGACAGAGCCATCAGTGGTTACCGTGACGATGGTTCTGGTGGGTTTCGACAGTACCGGGCATGGCTGGACTGGCGAGCAGCGAGAGGACGCAAGCAGAAGAAGGGGGTTCTGTGTAGCGGGTCCCGGACACTCAAGGACATCATGGAGACTCTGGGACATCACACG GTGGACTTCCTGTATGCTGACCTGCTGAGTGCTGAGTGGAGGGTTCTGCAAAACTGGGCAGAGCTCGGAACTCTGGGGCGCATCCGTCACCTGGTTGCCACGGTGCACCTCCAGTGGGCCGGCTTTGAGGTCGGCGGTACAGAGGCTGAGGTGGTCCGCTATTGGTTCAGCGTTCTACAGGGGCTCCAGGACGCTGGGTTTCGATTGGTCCATAGCTCTCCGGGGGTGGGAAAAAGCGTCCTAAGGCACAAAGTGGACAACGCACACAGCTCTTATACACTAAGCTGGGTTAACACTGGGCCTATACACTGA